The window ACTAAAATCTAatgatgaataaaaatggttcataaactatcaaattttgcatttgaaacttataaaaaaataaaaataaataagcggtcttttaaaaaatataacaaagcgtcaaaaatatttacacgcTATAGAATACttacgaaaataaaaaagttcacAAGTCtgcaatgaaaaatacaaaaaatgtcacATGTTTAATAGACATCCAACTCGCATAACATAGGTAGAaaaagatcgtttagatttaactaTTCTTtcgtaaaaaatatttttttggtataCGAGTGTTTAGATTTAGCTTTTCTTTGAATCGCTTAGATTTAACTATTCTTTAaatacacgatcgtttagatcaaatttaaattaaggtgtagaacgattttttttcaagattttgtacatatttgaaacaagattgtttaaatttgactattttttgtatacgaacatttatatttggaacacgatcatttaaatttaactattttttttgtatacaatcgtttagatttgataatcCAATATCTCACcgattttttttcacgatcttttatatttgacctATGATCTTAAACAACCCAATAactgtttgaaaaaaaatagttattttttatttgatacacgatcttaaaccaaataactatttgaaaaaaataaaaataaaattgcaaaaaaagagaaaaagacgatgaaaaggaaaaaaaatcgcataagagaagaaaaataatgataagaaAGGGCAAATatggaatatttttttaaaatgttcagtTTTAtgcactttttcattttgttaccgGCAccattatatttatgaaaattaacaaaaaaaaaaaaccaactaaTTTTATACTTAAATTCTCATCATGAGCAAAGGAATAAAAGTACAAAGGattgtaacaaaaaaacaaagaaaagaaacacaaaacaCATGTCAAAATAAGGAGGGGGAGGGGGACGGGGACGGGGAGAACCAAAATTTTTACTACTTACTTTGGATGATTTTGCATCATCTTCTACTTAGTTTCATCCATGGGAATAGTTTCTGGAGGATTCTCTTGGTCTTCATTTGCCACTCTTGTGTGTTGTTGTACAACCAAGATCATTGCATTCCCCATGAAATCTGAAGTGGCCAATACCTCTCCAATTGCCCCAAGTTCTGTGCGCTCATTCCAAAGCACCAAGCCTTGAACCGGCGATAAAAATGGGCTATGTCGTCTTCCAACCATTATGAGATCAAAATTGCTCCCCATCGAACGTAGTACAGAGATTGTTTTAGTGCCATCCTTCACCACCTCTTCTTTGTACCTCACTCTGTagttgtttgataaaatttgtcGAAACTCAGCCACTGCTTCATCGTCGAGCCTTCTTTCTTTAACATCATCTTTTGGGACATTCCCGTTGTCCAGCAGTCGAATCATTGTCAAGTTTATATTGACATGCCCAACCATTCTTGCCCCAATGAACATTGCCTCACGGTCGTCTGGGCCACCTATGAAGATTAGAACTATTTGGAAATATTGCAAATTGGTTTCAATAGACTTGGAGACCCTTAAAAATCCTCGTTCAACAATAAGGGCGACAGAGCATGGTGCCTTTTCAAGGATATGATGgttgaatatttttaatttatgtttggaaAATGACACCAGACCATTGGAATGATATCTTTTGTGGAAAGGAACAAGAATCAAGGAAGTGCTTTTGTCGAGTGCAAGAGAACAAACATCATCATGCATAGTTGTCGAATGTGATATCGCAGTGAAAAGATTAACTGCAATAATGTTACTTTTGCTATCCTCAAAGTATTTGAAGGCATTAATAATAGGCTCAGAAGAGGATGACCTCAAATTCCTAACCATCTTGTGCTTGTGATGTATTAGTTTTGGTTGAGCACGACCAAGAAGCTCTACAAGATGAAGCATGTATACAATAAGGTGGCTTCGTCTCGTTGGATTCAAGGCGTCAAGTAAGTTAATGACACTTGGGACATCTTCTTGGTCATGAATGCAGACTAATACACAAAGATCAAACTCTGGTCTTGAGTGCATCACTGTTCTTCTCTTGTGAACTATATACCTTTTCGAAGGACGAAGGAGATATCTTATTATCGGAGTGATAATTGCAAGAATGATCATTATGCTTATGGATGCAACAACAAAAGCTTCGTCATCTATCAACTGCATGGATTTAAGGAAACAaattattgagttttttttagaaacaataaGACGCAACAAGAGAATGATGGTCAATAAGAAATACATGTTCctaccttttctttcttcattactTTAAACATAGTAAGCTCGAAAGCCCCTTGACTGTTCAAGATGAGGCCGAGCGATATGGCATCTCTCATAGGAAATTTGTAGTACATAGAAATAATAAGGGAACCTAAAAACTTCCCCAATGCACTGATAAAGATAATGAAGGACACTGATAACAAATTTGCGAGTTTGATGGTGTAGATATTGTCAATGACCAAACCTATTCTAACAAAGAAGATGGGCATGAAAATCCAAGTGGTGATGAACTCAAGTCTCTCTATCAATGTTGATCCAATGGGAGGCTCTGAAGGTATTACAAatccaagaagaaaagaagcaaAATAGATTCTCAAACCAAAGGTTTGGCAGCAGAAGGCAATCACCAACACCCCCAAAATCAACGTAATCACAAAATATTCCTTCAATGGTTGTCCAATCGGATTTTCCTTTGCCATCCATAAAGTGGCAGGTCGAATAACATAAACGATGAGAAATATAAGCATCACAAGAGAAACAACTTTTGATGAGGCAAGATTTTCGGTCTCACCATTTGTAGACCTTATAGCTGAAAGTATTGGAAGACATATcttgagaagagaagaagccATGGATGCTGACAAAGAAATTCTCCCAAACTTGGAGTTTATCAAATGAAGCTCATAAAGAAGGGAAACAACCATGGGATAGCTGATAAATGACTGTAAGCTAGCAAGCTCAAAAATGTGTTGGAGATATTTGACGTCAACAATAGTAGACAAGAACATAGAGTAAATGCTGATAAGAATCACAGAAAAAATGGTAGAACAAGATCCAATACCAAATGCTTTGATGTCAATCTCCTTCAAAATTGAGATATCTGTTTGCAGTCCAATTAGgaagaagtaaaaaatatgGGCAAGTGCAGAAACAACATCAAGACAAATAAATCCTCTGAGTGGGAAAACCTTCTCTTTAAATTTCTCCAAGTGGCCTAGACCAAAAGAACCTAGAACTACACCGCCCTGATAAAAACAAACCAACAGTCACAACCTATGTTCACCGATTAACCAAATTATTGGTacgaaataaaaataaaggagCTATTACCAAAATTTGGGAGACGATGAGGGGTAGGCCGAGTCGCTTAAGAAGCTGAGAAAACAGGAGGATAGTTCCAGAAGAAATTCCAAgttgaaacaaaagaagagaaactGAGAAGTCCAAAGGGTTAGCTCCGTTGAAAACGCTGGTGCAATGAACTCGGTTGGCAAATGTACATATGGTGCTCAAGTTTTTAAAGGCGTTATGCCGAATGTCACCATTCATGTAGGCAACAATGTCTTCTGATTCCATTACAATTGAACCCATTTTCAGAGCTAGGTGTAGTGACAATGAAAATCACTCTGAAAAGTCAAAAAGGGAAGATGGGTGAAAATCACTTTAAGAAATCAAAAGGGAAGATGAGTGAAAATCActttaagaaatcaaaatgGAAGATGGGTGTGGATCGGAATCTATAATGGAAGCCATTGCCTAGATTGGTTAATAAGAGAAAGCTCAACCTTGCCTAatgaagaataatattttgagaaagggaaaaaacagttcaaatttgaaagaaattcaaatggAATTCTAATCTGTTCTACAACCTAACAACCCACCTGTTTTTGCTATTCCTCATTCTTTCCTTAAACATTTCTATTTCTAACAAAACAACTCATcatctaaatttatattttccattttaaaacacatatatatttttcaaaagttgacaaaatatcacaataattcataaattggttcttaattatttggtttcttttcTGAAGATTGAAAACTTAGTGTTTTCTTTCTGTTCATATTAGGTTTCTTCAAAACGTATTTGATGGAGTTAAACTTGTGTTTATGTTGTGCTAATTTGATACGATGAGGTTTAATCTTTAGTACTTGTTCTATGATTCTGTCTTGATTGAATGTGTTCTTGATATATGAAAATAGAGGGTTTGatgtttttgaagtttgagttttgaaagaatatttttatcttCGAAGAACTTGAGCTTCAAGGAACGATACAGTTTTCTAAACCTAAGAACTTCTCTCTTAAAGAGTTGTCTTATGAGCTTCATAGGCTCGGGTTTGGTTGGGTCTTCTTTAGTATTTGAGCTAAattatatctttcttttttttactcaattgAACTTTACCcccaaacaaataatatttaattgaaccaaaataattaacttgatccaaTGGTAATGATGATTTGTCaatttatgtttcaatttcaatttgttaaattagtctcaaattcagttattttaaattttatcattaatttggTAAATGAGATCGCAATTTATGATTGGTCCGAAATTTCTCATTCAACTCTTCATTTCTTACCACAagcttaatattttataagtaaaaAGGGTCgaataaacaataacaaaaaaaaaaaagtagataacaaaGAGACAAAAGTGCAAGTTCGAAGGACTCCTCATTTACAAAAAGactttacttttagtttttttttttttttgaaattatttatatagatgagacaattttagaaataccaaaataaatcaaaatattagctatagcaaaattttggattttatcaagGATGGTCTCTAGTAGACTTATATGAGTCTATCAAATATCCGTGATAGAAACatggggaattgacaaaaataggccaaaaattaGAGATGAattgacgaaaataccctaaattaatttcctccttcctcttttctttttccttttcttcaacctaAAAACAGAGAAcaacgttaaaaaaaaaaaaggtaaaccTTCCGCATTTGAACTCTCCCGCCTCTACAGTTACTTCATCTTTTGGTGCCTTCGGTGAACGTTTCTTCTCTTTcgtccatttcttctccacttccatccatttcttctccacgatTCTCCACTATTTTTcgatttcaactttttcaccgaacgtctccatttcttctgcaCAGGTCTCTGTTTTAGTTTCGACTTCAACTCCGGTGAACGCTTCTCTACTCCTTTCCGATTTTAGCTTTGTTTTCACCggacctctccatttcttctccactccTCTACGTTGGCAGTGTCGTATCCATCCTCTTTGAAGTCAAGTGAGTAATAAAAtctgagttttttttttaagttagtCTGTTGAGATATGTTTATCTATTATTACAATATCCATCATGTTTGTTTAAGTTGTATTATATATGTGCATGCtacaaatatatgtatatatacataccttGGAGTTTAGAACATGAATTCCAGCATATTTGGTATCCCATCTAAACTCTGCAAAGCTACCAATACAACAATGTTGAAAGACACTATCATAAGCTAGCTGCATTGTTGTTCTCTActttgttaatgtttttagtGATGTAGTTCCAATAGAATACAATCTTTGTTGCCTTGTATAACCAAGAAGCTCCCCATATTAATTCATTCTATGTCAAACCAATTTATTTAAGATTCATATgttagagaaaatttgaagacaaATGATTCAATTAGTTTTGTTCCTAAACATACAGGTAGGATTTCCTCCTACtatattaatcattttagtaaaGGTGTTACAATATATGTTTAGCAGTGCAAGCAATTTGGTTTTGTAAGCAATTTGGTTTAGTAATCTAATTTGGTTTATTGGCCTTTACTTGACCAaaatttgagtagaagtccaAAGATGAGAGTGTTAcccttcctaaaccgtttagaatgcatgtttagctagtttACTGAGCTTTAagggtttagggttagcaattttattagacttagcaagtaataaccttgatttttttttatctcgcacctatcatGCATCTATCTTGcacctaccaaaatttgagtagaagtctcaagatgagagtgttactcttcctaaaccgtttagaatgcatgtttagctagtttGCTGGGCATTAagggtttagggttagcaattttattaaacttagCACATTTGCCTTGAATTTTTCTATCTCGcacctaccaaaatttgagtagaagtcTCAAGATGAGAGTTTTATCTTTCCTAAAcctttagaatgcatgtttagctagtttACTGGGCTTTAAGAGTTTAAggttaacaattttattagacttagcaagtaatagccttgaatttttttatctcgcacctaccaaaatttgagtagaagtcTCAAGATGAGAGTGCATCCATGTTTAGTAAGTCTCTTAtgcaatttatatatatatatatatatatatatatatatatatatatatatatatatatatatattttttttttatgcaggCTTCAGTATGACTTCGACATCAACTGACGATCCCATGTACAAGATTGACCCTGCTCATCATTTTTAGTCTATAGTAAGCAGTTTATCTCATTTAAAAAACAGTACGCGTAAAATAAAGGCTAAATTGAAATCAGATCAATTAAccttatttagaaatacaaagtttggccacctttttttatattaatatagtCTTTAATGGGCCGCTCATCCACTACTTATTGTTAAAGGAGGTGGAATATGAAAGAGTTGATCATATCAGTTTTATGATAGGGGAAGTTGTGTGCAGTTTTGGTAGGAGAGAGTTTAATATGATGACGGGTCTATGGAGTTCTCCAATAGAGCCTATTGAATTGGTTGGGAATAGTAGGTTGTTGGAGAAGTTCTTCgaacaaaaaaagtgtatttatATAAGTGACTTAGAGGACACATTTGTGGAATATGAGGGGGATGACGATGACAATGACATAGTTAAATTAGCTCTAGTGTACTTTATAGAGCTGTCATTGTTAGGAAAAGATAGACGGACGAAAGTGGACCAAACTTTATTTAGGATTACAGATGATTGGACCACATTTAACAATTACGATTGGAGAGGGTTGGTTTTTGGACGCACAATTTCTGCCTTAAAACAAGCCTTGGACATGCAACATGCCAAGGGAAAGAATAAATCAACTAAGACAAAATATATTGTCATGGGATTTTCGCAGGCGTTACAAGTATGTTACTTTACTTCCTAtgcacatatttatatatacatatatcttgGGACAATTGCTAAACTTGTTTTGTCGAACATGGAATAGATTTGGGCATATGAGTCTATACCAACCATCACTGAATGTGGTGTACATAAAGTAAGCAACGTGCAATACCACGAATGCTGAGGTGGGTGTGCGAACTATCGCCAAAGTCTCATGTCCTACAGAGCCAGGTGTTTGACTCGCCAATGGTAAGTATCAACAAACAGTAACTAACTTACCAAATGCATGACTTTgttcctttttgttttgactaactacaatttcttttccaCTTTGTAGTTCATAATTAATGCGGCAATTGAGATGATGCCTGAAGAGGAAGAGCATCTAAGAATGTCTTTAGAGGAACTTGTTGAGAAACCTCATCCATCTAACACCGTTTCTGAGAAGAATGATgattcaaaacgaccaagagAAGCTAGTAATGATGACAATGACtgcaaaaagagtaaaaagagtaagaaaaagaagtggaagtctaagatgaaagatgcTGTTCGGAAACTCAAATATCGAGTAGCGATTCTCGAGAATGAACGTGGAAGCCTAAAATCAATGCTGTCGATTATATTGAAACACCTTGAAGTTCAAAGAAATGTTAGGAAGTaaagtttgtttaacattttcaaagttaTCCTTACCAATACATTTTGACATTTCCAAAGGGTGAAGAAGGAGACTGCACGAAATTTGAAGGTCATGATGCCCAGACCGAAGATGTTGACACACCTGGTACACCTTCTTGGTTGAGGATGCCAAAGGAGGATGACACAAGTGATGGGGTGAAACACattgaacttcaaaaaaaGGTTAGGAATCAAAGTTGTGTAATGGAGTGAAAATCATCCTTACTAATGCTTTATTTTGACATAGCTAATGTTGATGATTAGCTTATATCATTACCCTTACTAATGCATTTTGACCTTCCATAGGGTGTCGAAGCAGACCGCAAGGAGGATGACACAATGGACGAGTTGGATAAGAAGGTTCATATTGGTTTGGAGGAGCCAATAGACGTCGTTGACGATTTCAACAAggaaattggagaaaaaagtCTTACCTATTTTGATTCAGACGTCATGGAAATAGAACCATTATCCACTAAACGACCACACGTTCGGCCCGCACGTAGCAAGCGTGCAAGTGTTTACTTGTCAACCCCCTTCACAGCTTTAGTTAAACGGTCTACAAAATCAACCACCACCACCTCTCAGTCTCAACCATCCATCTATGATCCTATGCACAAAATACCTAACGCACATTTAGATCGACTCAACGCTTGGATTACAGACAAACGTACGAAAGATGAGGTGCGTGAAACTTTTCACGGAAAAAAATCGAAGGAATTTTTCAGAGACTTGTTCATGTGTCGTCGGTGGTTGGCGGATGAGGTAAggacttttcttattatttcttctttacaATTTTAGACTACTTAGTAAAACCATGTTTGTTAACTAAAAATAGTAGCTTCAGAAAGTTGGTTTGATCGCATAACCgaattaaatgttttcttttgtttctattagAATTTGGATGCactcttttttctcattcGCTTCAACATTAAGACAGCCATGATACCTTCTGCTCAAAACTTCACAACTATAGACACACTCTTCATGGTTTGTATTCGCAACATTACTTTATGTAATGAGtttacttttgatatttgtcttATTGTCTTATTGTATTTAAGTCTgacataaatacatatacatgcatgtgtattttttttctttccagcGACTATTAGTTGCGAAGTGGCCTGAATACCAAGAATGTATTAAAGAGAATCGACAATTTCACTGGAAGGAGGAGTATCGGTTGGTTGACTATGTTGTCGGATCAAAACAAGACTTTCAAGATCCTTGGGTGAATGTCGATTACATTTACTCTCCATTCAATATCCATGGCAATCATTGGATTCTATTATGCTTGGACTTGGTAAGTTGTCAAGTTAAGGTATGGGATTCGCTTTCGTCGCTTACGAGTGTCGAAGATATGAGAAGCATATTAATGCCAATTCGAGAGATGGTGCCAAATTTGCTAGATATTACTGGATTATTTGTTAGGAGAGGCGGATCATCAACACACAAagtgttggaattttttgtcctaaaactcgtagtttgtaaatcatattctgttcaataaagttgttattgagaaattaaatattataatcttaaatccaataaatcaagttctaaggctatttttgaataaacttgaactttatgtgtaaacataaacgtggatcaagttcgagtatatagcctaaatagtctatagtatatgaaataaaggttgggcgccttatttaggGAAACTATGGATGtggcccactttgtagtacaaacgaggtgatcctaatcgttcatgtagagacatgaaaatGGGGGCAttctatgtaaaatgtttacataagactgaaccatgaattagtcttttttttatgttataacaccgtttactgtttaaaactgactatctcaattattgatgacctaggtaacttagtcttaatcctgagttaactatgaactcctgttcacacgatattatccttagatctgcataggtgagggcagctcatcagcgttggcccaataagcctctcatttcaggggtaagatcgggtggacagctgggaacatagggtacaagatggaattcactcctacccgctttagggttagtagataggttgttctcttaaacactgaatccaagtcttgaacaaggggccccaccctctcattggcccgagaggaattatgtttataggttgaaccttaaaccaattgttcaatagtggattagtgggacttaaggagcaaaatgtaatcttgggggtaaaaacGGTATTTTtacccagccaaggttacgaccaacctgtgaaggattaacttactgattatggttttatcaaatggacacaaatatatctatagtgaggggagtgcaactacgggactttagtggaatgacccgttagt of the Cucumis sativus cultivar 9930 chromosome 3, Cucumber_9930_V3, whole genome shotgun sequence genome contains:
- the LOC101203189 gene encoding cation/H(+) antiporter 15, with protein sequence MGSIVMESEDIVAYMNGDIRHNAFKNLSTICTFANRVHCTSVFNGANPLDFSVSLLLFQLGISSGTILLFSQLLKRLGLPLIVSQILGGVVLGSFGLGHLEKFKEKVFPLRGFICLDVVSALAHIFYFFLIGLQTDISILKEIDIKAFGIGSCSTIFSVILISIYSMFLSTIVDVKYLQHIFELASLQSFISYPMVVSLLYELHLINSKFGRISLSASMASSLLKICLPILSAIRSTNGETENLASSKVVSLVMLIFLIVYVIRPATLWMAKENPIGQPLKEYFVITLILGVLVIAFCCQTFGLRIYFASFLLGFVIPSEPPIGSTLIERLEFITTWIFMPIFFVRIGLVIDNIYTIKLANLLSVSFIIFISALGKFLGSLIISMYYKFPMRDAISLGLILNSQGAFELTMFKVMKKEKLIDDEAFVVASISIMIILAIITPIIRYLLRPSKRYIVHKRRTVMHSRPEFDLCVLVCIHDQEDVPSVINLLDALNPTRRSHLIVYMLHLVELLGRAQPKLIHHKHKMVRNLRSSSSEPIINAFKYFEDSKSNIIAVNLFTAISHSTTMHDDVCSLALDKSTSLILVPFHKRYHSNGLVSFSKHKLKIFNHHILEKAPCSVALIVERGFLRVSKSIETNLQYFQIVLIFIGGPDDREAMFIGARMVGHVNINLTMIRLLDNGNVPKDDVKERRLDDEAVAEFRQILSNNYRVRYKEEVVKDGTKTISVLRSMGSNFDLIMVGRRHSPFLSPVQGLVLWNERTELGAIGEVLATSDFMGNAMILVVQQHTRVANEDQENPPETIPMDETK